The Lutibacter sp. Hel_I_33_5 genome has a window encoding:
- a CDS encoding ABC transporter ATP-binding protein, producing MINVKNLVISFSSDENVVNTISFKIKKHKILGLVGESGSGKSITSLAILGLLPKNANSEGEIIFNGEDISKYSEKEFQKIRGNDIAMIFQEPMSSLNPTLTCGFQVAEILEQHTNLTSKEIKEEVISLFNKVKLPRPEQIFSSYPYQISGGQKQRVMIAMAIACKPKLLIADEPTTALDVTIQKEIILLLKEIQQETGMSILFITHDLALVSEIADEIVVLYQGNIVEKGSSEEIFLNPKKEYTKALIKSKPNLEERLKVLPTVDDFVNDKVSAKIYTDKERADFHQKIYSGKPILEVRDLEKHFITKATWFKKEEIVKAVDSVSFKIYEGETLGLVGESGCGKTTLGRTILHLEKATRGTIFFNEKDITQLSKTELKLLRKEIQIIFQDPFSSLNPRITVGNAILEPMKVHGILSSKKERKEYVLQLLKKVGLEKNHFDRYPHEFSGGQRQRIGIARTIALQPKLIICDESVSALDVSVQAQVLNLLNQLKSEFNFTYIFISHDLSVVKYMSDQLVVMNKGKIEEIEDADVIYKTPKSSYTKALINAIPKGI from the coding sequence ATGATTAACGTTAAAAATCTTGTTATTTCTTTTTCTTCAGATGAAAATGTTGTTAATACCATTTCATTTAAAATAAAAAAGCATAAAATTTTAGGATTAGTTGGAGAAAGTGGAAGTGGAAAATCAATTACTTCGTTGGCAATTTTAGGATTATTACCAAAAAATGCTAATTCTGAAGGTGAGATTATTTTTAATGGAGAAGATATTTCTAAGTATTCGGAAAAAGAGTTTCAAAAAATTAGAGGAAATGACATCGCTATGATTTTTCAAGAACCGATGAGTTCTTTAAATCCAACCTTAACTTGTGGCTTTCAAGTTGCAGAAATTTTAGAACAACATACTAATTTAACTTCTAAAGAAATCAAAGAAGAAGTAATCTCGCTTTTTAATAAAGTAAAATTACCTAGACCAGAACAGATTTTCTCTTCGTATCCGTATCAAATAAGTGGTGGACAAAAACAACGTGTAATGATTGCAATGGCAATTGCTTGTAAGCCAAAATTGTTAATTGCAGATGAACCAACAACTGCGTTGGATGTTACCATACAAAAAGAAATAATTTTGTTGTTGAAAGAAATTCAGCAAGAAACAGGAATGAGTATTTTATTCATTACCCATGATTTGGCATTGGTTTCAGAAATTGCAGATGAAATTGTGGTTTTATATCAAGGAAATATTGTTGAAAAAGGTTCTTCCGAGGAAATATTTTTAAATCCAAAAAAAGAATATACCAAGGCCTTAATTAAGTCGAAACCAAATTTAGAAGAGCGATTAAAGGTGTTGCCAACGGTTGATGATTTTGTAAATGATAAAGTAAGTGCTAAAATTTATACAGATAAAGAAAGAGCAGATTTTCATCAAAAAATATATAGCGGAAAACCAATATTAGAGGTTAGAGACTTAGAAAAACATTTTATTACCAAAGCAACTTGGTTTAAAAAGGAAGAAATTGTAAAAGCGGTAGACAGTGTTTCTTTTAAAATTTATGAAGGAGAAACACTAGGTTTAGTAGGAGAGTCTGGTTGTGGAAAAACAACTTTGGGAAGAACAATTCTTCATCTAGAAAAAGCTACAAGAGGAACAATTTTTTTTAACGAAAAAGATATTACTCAGCTTTCTAAAACTGAATTAAAATTGTTGCGTAAGGAAATACAGATAATATTTCAAGATCCTTTTTCTTCATTAAATCCTAGAATTACTGTTGGAAATGCAATTTTGGAACCCATGAAAGTTCACGGAATTTTATCATCTAAAAAAGAACGAAAAGAATATGTGTTACAATTGTTGAAAAAGGTTGGTTTAGAAAAAAATCATTTTGATAGATATCCACACGAATTTTCTGGTGGACAAAGACAACGAATTGGAATTGCAAGAACCATTGCTTTACAGCCTAAATTAATTATTTGTGACGAATCGGTATCAGCTTTAGATGTCTCGGTTCAAGCGCAAGTCTTAAATTTATTAAATCAATTAAAATCCGAATTTAACTTTACTTATATTTTTATTTCACATGATTTGTCCGTGGTAAAATATATGTCAGATCAATTAGTAGTAATGAATAAAGGAAAAATTGAGGAAATAGAAGATGCAGATGTTATTTATAAAACACCAAAAAGCAGTTATACAAAAGCGTTAATTAATGCAATACCAAAAGGGATTTAA